Sequence from the Fragaria vesca subsp. vesca linkage group LG4, FraVesHawaii_1.0, whole genome shotgun sequence genome:
ATGTGCCCCTGTATGAGAACAATGTTACAGTCAATCACAGTCCAATGTTTCTTGATGTTGGGAAGAAATCAATGGAACAATTGCGAACGACCTTAGAACCCAGAAAAGCACCTCGAGTTTTTCAATACAATTAGTTTCCCATTTCATAGCTAAAAAAGCATTAGAAGGTGACAAGAGCTGATAAGGGGTTAAAGTCTTGAAGAGTCAATGAAACAACTTGAGGCTAAATGAGATAAATTTGGCAGCATCAGGAGAACTATAGTAGTAAAATGACGTTCCTTCTGTTTAAACAAATGCCCAACATTAGAAGTTCTTTCTTGTATTGAACTCTTCCTTTCATATACAACTCTTTCTACCAACCCCAGGGACTGAATATTATGACCTCATAGTGAATGCAAAAGCACAATATTATGAAATTGGTGAAGGGCATTTAAAATCCTTCAAATAATGTCTCCTACCATAAATCCACAAGAATGACTGACTACAAGTAGAATAAATTTTTCCATAAAGAAGTTTAAGCAATACACATAATGTATTAGACAGAACCCGGATAACATTGCAAATACTACCATAGCCATGTACAAGTAATACTAGACATGATTCCAGCAGTAATCAAAATAATAAGAGCAGTACCTGAAGTTCTCTACTGTTACGTTATTACCGCATTATGACTGGACTCAAATCTTACTTCAACCTCTCAACCTATTTTCAGTACCATCTCTTTTGGGGAGCAATTCACACATTCAGTTTCTCTATTTAACTTTTTCCTTCAGCTTCTATTTGTTACAGCTTCCATGAAGATATAAACACACTCGGTAAATTGTGCAAGCAACAAGCGGACTGTGGATCTCAGAAAACATAAATTTCTACTTCGGTTGTTGAAAAGTGAGAGTAATCTTGAAGAAGCTTTTTAGAGTGCAGTTCTTTTGGGGAATTAAGGTTTATGAGAAAGATTTGATAATGATGTTGGGCAAAGCTTATAACGAGATGAAAAGATTGGTTCCAAAGTATTGGGTTTAGAAATAAAAAACAAAAAGAATAAAAACTCCACACAAATATAAGATATATCTAAACACAATTAAACTTCAGCAGATCATGGGGCCTTTATAGAAACTCAGCACAATACACACTTACAAACCACCTAAATGTTCTCCCAATAGTTATAGCATTGGTAAGATATTCCATTCTACAAATAAGATAATTGAAGGCTTTGAAAAGACAAACTGAAAGGCACTAATTGCCAATTTCACAAACAAATGCAAGTTTGTACACAGGGTAACACAGCAGAAATGAAAGCAGTATTAGAAATCAGAACAAAAAAAATAAAAAAAATAAAAGTAATCCTACAAGAGGAAAATATACTGACCAAGCAACGCCTTATTTGGTGGACTCCTTGGAACCAGGAGGAGAATAGACGCAGGCGGCGGCCATGGCTGCAGGAAAAACAACATATGTAGACCATGATGCCAGCTTCGTTGTCAGTGGCTGTCCATGGTGGGAACTAAACTTAACGCCTGTCAACAACACTGGTGCCAGCACTGCTGTAATCATCCCCGTTTCTATGCTGTGAGAGTCTGCAACACTTCCTACCATACATAACAAATCAATGCAAGCGACTTAACAAAATATAGTATAAAACAACAACAACCCCCCAAAAAACAAAAAACATAACATTTTCAGAATCAACATAGAAACTAGAAATTAATTCCCCTCTTTTAAAACATATATGAAATAAGCAGGGGAAAAGCTCAGTTGAGCAAAGATTTGCATCAACAACAGAAACCCAAAAACAAAAAATCGAAGCTGAAATAGAGAAAATGAAAACCCTAAACACAGTCACACTCAGAATTGATGGGGGTGCAGGTATATAAATGAAAAGTTAAATAGTGAATCACACACAGAATCAAACGAAAATCACAGAAATCGAAGACGATAAAAGGAAGAATTGGAGTGATACCTATTCGAGCGACGCTGCGTGATTTTGAAGAGAGAGTCTCACGATTGCGGAGTGCCGGAGTCTATGACAGTGCCTAGTTTAAATTCACAAGTCTCTCTCGTTTGGGTCAGAGAGTGGGCTTTATAATCTTGGGCTTTGGATGAGAGTCCATGTTAAGATTTTGGTCTAACAAGCTCGATTCACATCCTCTTTAAAAAGCCTAAACTATTGTCTAATGTTTGATGTAGTGACATAAGTCTCTCCTTATAAATGAGAGGTCGTAACTTTGACTTACAGTAGACTCATCGTAGCATAAGTTGTTTAAACCTGTTAGAGAATTGATGAAGAGAACTACTTGAGCTAGGTCGTTAGGTAGGGAGCTTTTGGAGACGAATTGTTTGCGAGAGAAAGAGCGATGAGGAAAACGGGAAATTATGAAAGAGAAGAAGATAATAGATGAAGTTGAGTGGGATCTTTTTTATTTTTTATTCTTCTAATACATATATGATAGTTTTATTTTTTTAAAAAAGTTAAACTATATATATATATATATATTTATAAAGTCCATCACGTGTATGTGTCCTCTCATATTACATGTGACGTGTCCACGTATCGTAATATGTCGGATACGAGCACGTGTACTCGTATCTGTGATTCTTGGTGTATAACCAAGTATCACATTGTTCTATTCTCAAAAGAAAAGAATATCTCATTGTTCTATAGCGAGTTTTGTAGCCCGAAAACAGTGGTGTTTTCAATGGTTGAGGTTAGGCAATCCTAGCTCACGCGGTTATTGCAAATGACTAACTTGTAATCATGATTGTTTTGGGGTTATACCGTTGTGCGCATTCATATATAGCTCGACCTAGAGTAGCATTTGAATTGCAAATTTGTGTCAACCCTGCTATTAAAAAAAAACACGCTATAATGTGTAAAAATAGTTGAATTTTGGAAAAGCTTGATGCTCATTATCTTACAAACCAACTTCTACATTCAGTTGTAGTAAAAGAAGGAAATAATGAATTTGCGGTAGATGGATTACTGACATGACTGATTGGTCGGTGATACTAGACTAGTTTCCGCTGCTATGGGTGATTGAAGCAGATCCATGTCGCTCTCATACCAAAATTACAACCAATATTAATTATGGGGGTGGGAGGTGGACCACTAATATGTTTAGTGGGATAATTACAAAAAACGTGCTTCATTTAATTAAAAAAAAAACGACATATCATTTTCAGATGTAAGAAAATATGATTAGGAAGAGAGAGACACGTCTACGCCACATCACTTCTGGGATATGCCAAGAATTTTATCAACTCTATTTTCAAATATGCCCTTGCAACTTTGCATATATATGTCTTTTTTTAGGGTGACGCTATTATTACACCTTAGTTTGCTATTCACACATCCCATGTACTTTTCTATTACTACAAATTTGATTATGTATACAAAATTGCCCTTTAAAGTCGGAGCGGATTTAACCATTAACAAAGTTAGAAATTCTGTTAGACTAAAAAAACAAGTTGTTGCGAAAGCCAAAGCAAAACCCTCTCAAAAGTCAAACCGGGTCAGATAAAAATGGCGAGTTCTCCAGCCTCCCCACTCCAATGCCTCTCCACCTTCAAAAGCACAACCGTCCTCGCCAATCCCCCTTCCTCTTCGGCATTGCCACCGATCCCATTTTCTCCGCCTTCCTTCTCCTCCACCTCCGTCTCCTCCGCCGCCCGCTCCTCTTGCTCTCACGTCTCCACCGCCGAGAAGCTCCAGCACGCCATCTGCCTCCTTGAGGACATAAGCTGCCACAGAGTTCACAATATTCATACCCCATGCTTTTACATCAGAAACTAGCGACTTCTTTTCCTTCTCCATTCCCAATCTCAAGTCTCAACCAACAGAAACCCCAAAACCCAAAACCCTGCTTCTCTCTTTCCCATTCTAGATCTTTCCTTTTAGGTTTTTCCCAATTTATAAAACAAAGGGAGGTAGCGACAAAGTGCAAGTTATGCAAGCACTCACTCACCTCCGACAGAGAGAAGAGAGAGACCCAGCAACAACCCTCAAATCTTGCCCATCACCAAAATCCAATAATCCCATATCGAAATTCAAGGCCGAAAGACAAGCACCTCCAATATGCAATCTGAGCCCGATCTCACAAAGTCGCTGTCCAAGCCCGCTCTTTGATCCCGATGTCGCCTCCCCCATAAATGTGATAGAACCAGACTTCGTCAGTTTTTTGACTATAATATAAAAGTAAGCTCAGTTATAATCCACTAAATAGATGACTCATGTTTTGCCACGTGTCACTTACAAGGCTGGTACACTTGCACCTTGGTGCATACCAGAACTTTCGCCTTAAGGTTGTTTTATGATTAACTCACATAATAAAGAAGGTGTGTGAATAGCAAAATAGGGTGTGCTAATAGTGTTGGGATTAGTGTCTATCCCTCTATGGTGGAGATATTTTGCACGTGTCACTTAAAAGGCTGGTACACTTGCACCTTGGTGCTAATAGTGTTGGGTTTAGTGCCTATCCCTCTATGGTGGAGATATTTTGCACGTGTCACTTAAAAAACTGGTACACTTGCACCTTGATGCATACCAGAACTTTCGCCTTAAAGTTGTTTTATGATTGACTCACATAATAAAAAAGGTATGTGAATAACAAAATAAGGTGTGCTAATAGTGTTGGGTTTAGTGCCTATCTCTCTATGGTGAAGATATTTTTCATGGTATGAATGCATGATGATTATGGTTTGTGCATTCATGGTGGCTAACTTATGCATAGTAATTGATGCATAATTAAGTGCATGTATTGGACATAAATACATGATGAAGTTGATGCATTGGGAATAAATGCATGGTGTAGTTCATGATGTGTCTCTTAGCCTTCATAGGGAGTTAAGGAGGGAGATTGAAGGTTGGTTCATGAATGGTCTTCCTATGGAGTTAATGAGGAAGATGAATGAATGGTCATTGATAGGGTAAGTGTAAGAGACTTATATCAATGGTATAAATAGATGAAGCTTGTGTGGAAGTAAGACAACGAGAGAACACAACAAGAGAGGGAGAACTCTAAGGGACTTCAAGACGTAGAAGATATGGAGAGTTGTGTTCAAAGGCGTGTATAGCTTTAGAGAGTTGTGTTCAAGGATGAGTGTAGCTCTTGAGAGTTGTGTTCAAGAGCATGTATAACTCTTGGTGTAGAGTGGTCTTCTAGGTTGAGAGACGGTGTACAATAGTGTATCCTTTTGGATAAAATAGTGTATCTTTTTGGTTAGGTATAAACTTGAGCGGTGTATTATGTACTTGTGTTATTCTCTCATTGTGAAGATGAAAGCTCTCCGAGGACGTATGCAAGGAAATTGGCCGAACCTTGTTAAATCTTGTTGTTTGCTTGGCTTAGTTGATTATTTCTTCTTTCCATCTCTACTACTATTACTTGCATGGCGAGAGGATTAATTTCCTAACAAATATATAGCACCACCCTTTTTTTATGCTACTTAATTTGCATATATATGTCTGCTTCTTCCATTTTGTTGCTTTCCCTTGTTCCTATGCGTACCAAGTGGAAAGCTCCAACTCACGGTATGTTTAAGCTTAATTGTGATGCCTCTGTTGGTAGTAATGGTGAATGGGTGGGTCTTGGTGGTGTGGTGTGTGGGAGTGATGGGAATTTATTAATGGCTTTTGGAGAGAGAGTGGCTGGCAGGTATAGTCCTTATGTAGCAGAACTACAAGCTATTATTCAGGGACTTGAGATGTTAGTTGATAGGGGATGGACTCATGTCATTGTTGAGTCTGATTGTACAGAGGCTGTGAGCATGATTAATGGGGATATGAAGAGGGTTTTGCTTTTGCTCATAAATGGGTACGTCTTGATTGAAAAGGCAAAATTGTTGCTAGAGTCCCTTAGCTTGGAGTGCATCTTCTTTGTTCTTCGCGATGGTAATGGTGTAGCCCATGAAATTGCAAATAA
This genomic interval carries:
- the LOC101300618 gene encoding uncharacterized protein LOC101300618 codes for the protein MHGVVHDVSLSLHRELRREIEGWFMNGLPMELMRKMNEWSLIGNGEWVGLGGVVCGSDGNLLMAFGERVAGRYSPYVAELQAIIQGLEMLVDRGWTHVIVESDCTEAVSMINGDMKRVLLLLINGYVLIEKAKLLLESLSLECIFFVLRDGNGVAHEIANKVAWLEGRHVWLGVEPD